A single window of Pogona vitticeps strain Pit_001003342236 chromosome 11, PviZW2.1, whole genome shotgun sequence DNA harbors:
- the ATG4A gene encoding cysteine protease ATG4A isoform X1 produces MESAEYLEELPETDEPAWILGRQHHLRTEKSKLLSDISARLWFTYRRKFSPIGGTGPSSDAGWGCMLRCGQMMLAQALICRHLGRDWIWEEHRKQPEEYHRILRCFLDRKDCCYSIHQMAQMGVGEGKSIGEWFGPNTVAQVLKKLALFDEWNSLAVYVSMDNTVVIEDIKKMCRFPTPNCPSSHCSSLLHRNVLGRSKSQVGFCCGWKPLLLIIPLRLGINHINPVYVDAFKECFKMPQSLGALGGKPNNAYYFIGFLGNELIYLDPHTTQMFVDSEEAGMVDDRSFHCQQAPHRMKIMNLDPSVALGFFCKEEKDFDNWCSLVQKEIHKQQSLRMFELIQKHPPHWPPFIPPAKPEVTTTGAELIESTDKLFEVEEEFEILSV; encoded by the exons ATGGAGTCTG CAGAGTATTTAGAAGAGCTTCCTGAAACAGATGAACCTGCATGGATTCTAGGAAGGCAGCACCACCTTAGAACAG AAAAATCCAAACTTCTGTCAGATATCAGTGCTCGGCTTTGGTTTACTTACAGAAGGAAATTTTCACCAATTG GTGGCACAGGACCTTCCTCCGATGCCGGCTGGGGCTGCATGCTGCGATGTGGACAGATGATGTTAGCCCAGGCGCTGATCTGTCGACATTTGGGAAGGG ACTGGATTTGGGAGGAGCACAGAAAGCAGCCTGAAGAATATCACAGAATCCTGCGTTGTTTCTTGGACAGAAAAGATTGCTGTTATTCCATCCACCAAATGG CACAGATGGGCGTTGGCGAAGGAAAATCTATTGGGGAATGGTTCGGACCAAATACTGTTGCCCAAGTGCTCAA aaaACTTGCGCTATTTGATGAATGGAATTCCTTAGCTGTTTACGTGTCCATGGACAATACTGTGGTGATTGAAGATATTA AGAAGATGTGTCGGTTTCCCACCCCGAACTGCCCCAGTTCCCACTGCAGTTCACTGCTACACAGGAACGTGCTTGGCCGAAGCAAGAGCCAAGTTGGGTTCTGCTGCGGTTGGAAGCCTTTGCTGCTGATTATACCTCTTCGCCTGGGGATCAACCACATCAACCCGGTTTATGTTGATGCTTTCAAG GAATGTTTCAAGATGCCACAGTCTTTGGGAGCTTTAGGAGGAAAACCAAACAACGCCTACTATTTTATAGGATTCTTGG GAAATGAGTTGATCTACTTGGACCCTCATACTACCCAGATGTTTGTAGATTCTGAGGAAGCTGGCATGGTAGATGACCGTAGCTTCCATTGCCAACAGGCGCCGCATCGGATGAAGATAATGAACCTCGATCCCTCTGTCGCATTA GGctttttttgcaaagaagagaAGGATTTTGATAACTGGTGTAGCCTTGTGCAAAAG GAGATACATAAGCAACAGAGTCTGCGAATGTTTGAGTTGATTCAGAAGCATCCACCTCACTGGCCTCCTTTCATACCTCCTGCAAAGCCGGAAGTAACGACAACAGGAGCAG AGCTGATCGAGTCCACGGACAAACTGTTTGAAGTGGAAGAAGAGTTTGAGATTCTGAGTGTATGA
- the ATG4A gene encoding cysteine protease ATG4A isoform X2 has product MESEYLEELPETDEPAWILGRQHHLRTEKSKLLSDISARLWFTYRRKFSPIGGTGPSSDAGWGCMLRCGQMMLAQALICRHLGRDWIWEEHRKQPEEYHRILRCFLDRKDCCYSIHQMAQMGVGEGKSIGEWFGPNTVAQVLKKLALFDEWNSLAVYVSMDNTVVIEDIKKMCRFPTPNCPSSHCSSLLHRNVLGRSKSQVGFCCGWKPLLLIIPLRLGINHINPVYVDAFKECFKMPQSLGALGGKPNNAYYFIGFLGNELIYLDPHTTQMFVDSEEAGMVDDRSFHCQQAPHRMKIMNLDPSVALGFFCKEEKDFDNWCSLVQKEIHKQQSLRMFELIQKHPPHWPPFIPPAKPEVTTTGAELIESTDKLFEVEEEFEILSV; this is encoded by the exons ATGGAGTCTG AGTATTTAGAAGAGCTTCCTGAAACAGATGAACCTGCATGGATTCTAGGAAGGCAGCACCACCTTAGAACAG AAAAATCCAAACTTCTGTCAGATATCAGTGCTCGGCTTTGGTTTACTTACAGAAGGAAATTTTCACCAATTG GTGGCACAGGACCTTCCTCCGATGCCGGCTGGGGCTGCATGCTGCGATGTGGACAGATGATGTTAGCCCAGGCGCTGATCTGTCGACATTTGGGAAGGG ACTGGATTTGGGAGGAGCACAGAAAGCAGCCTGAAGAATATCACAGAATCCTGCGTTGTTTCTTGGACAGAAAAGATTGCTGTTATTCCATCCACCAAATGG CACAGATGGGCGTTGGCGAAGGAAAATCTATTGGGGAATGGTTCGGACCAAATACTGTTGCCCAAGTGCTCAA aaaACTTGCGCTATTTGATGAATGGAATTCCTTAGCTGTTTACGTGTCCATGGACAATACTGTGGTGATTGAAGATATTA AGAAGATGTGTCGGTTTCCCACCCCGAACTGCCCCAGTTCCCACTGCAGTTCACTGCTACACAGGAACGTGCTTGGCCGAAGCAAGAGCCAAGTTGGGTTCTGCTGCGGTTGGAAGCCTTTGCTGCTGATTATACCTCTTCGCCTGGGGATCAACCACATCAACCCGGTTTATGTTGATGCTTTCAAG GAATGTTTCAAGATGCCACAGTCTTTGGGAGCTTTAGGAGGAAAACCAAACAACGCCTACTATTTTATAGGATTCTTGG GAAATGAGTTGATCTACTTGGACCCTCATACTACCCAGATGTTTGTAGATTCTGAGGAAGCTGGCATGGTAGATGACCGTAGCTTCCATTGCCAACAGGCGCCGCATCGGATGAAGATAATGAACCTCGATCCCTCTGTCGCATTA GGctttttttgcaaagaagagaAGGATTTTGATAACTGGTGTAGCCTTGTGCAAAAG GAGATACATAAGCAACAGAGTCTGCGAATGTTTGAGTTGATTCAGAAGCATCCACCTCACTGGCCTCCTTTCATACCTCCTGCAAAGCCGGAAGTAACGACAACAGGAGCAG AGCTGATCGAGTCCACGGACAAACTGTTTGAAGTGGAAGAAGAGTTTGAGATTCTGAGTGTATGA
- the PSMD10 gene encoding 26S proteasome non-ATPase regulatory subunit 10, whose protein sequence is MAEAASVSNVEVCDLAYAGRLEELKERLAAHRGLATRPDQDNRTALHWACSAGRTDVADFLLSLGVPVNDKDDAGWTPLHIAASAGRDEIVRALIKRGAQVNAVNHNGCTPLHYAASKNKQEIAVMLLENGANPDAKDHLDSTPLHRAASKGNLKMIQILLKHKASANLQDSEGNTALHLACDEERVDEAKLLVSHGASIYIENKEEKTPLQVAKGGLGSILRRLVEG, encoded by the exons ATGGCAGAGGCGGCGTCGGTCTCCAACGTGGAGGTCTGCGACCTGGCCTACGCGGGGCGCCTGGAGGAGCTCAAGGAGCGCCTGGCCGCCCACCGGGGCTTGGCCACCCGCCCGGACCAG GACAACAGGACAGCCTTGCACTGGGCATGTTCCGCTGGACGCACTGATGTTGCCGACTTCTTGCTGAGCTTGGGAGTGCCCGTGAATGACAAAGATGAC gcGGGTTGGACTCCTCTGCATATTGCTGCTTCCGCAGGCCGGGATGAAATAGTGCGAGCTCTTATAAAGCGAGGGGCCCAGGTGAACGCTGTCAATCACAATGGCTGTACTCCTCTGCATTACGCAGCATCCAAAAATAAGCAGGag ATTGCAGTGATGCTGCTCGAGAACGGTGCCAATCCGGACGCCAAGGACCACCTGGACTCAACACCGTTGCACCGAGCGGCCTCCAAAGGAAACCTGAAAATGATACAGATCCTTTTGAAACACAAGGCTTCTGCCAACCTGCAGGATTCAGAAGGAAACACAGCTCT CCATTTAGCCTGCGACGAAGAGCGAGTGGACGAAGCCAAACTCTTGGTATCCCACGGTGCAAGTATATATattgaaaacaaagaagaaaagactccaCTTCAAGTGGCAAAAGGAGGTCTGGGCTCGATCTTAAGGAGGCTGGTGGAAGGCTAG